One window of Camelina sativa cultivar DH55 chromosome 4, Cs, whole genome shotgun sequence genomic DNA carries:
- the LOC104783401 gene encoding uncharacterized protein LOC104783401 has translation MGKSNKENKRKGKEVADEITNAAETLGDAEGGNKDAQNPARHVAGEKQPNNDKSESSGATDVNGQQNVVPSSQEQWETMKAMMAQLDVLTKALVPDPVVPAVRSEIIKVSPIDSPRKRRGYLDALEHMSRLKTKHFPGSSDPIVADEWRSGLVMNFNSTRCPKEYQKDIDVHFLEEEAHDRWVLVVKRKGGQVITYVDFEKEFNMKFFPPEAWDRLESAYLNLIQGDMTVRAYDAEFNRLVGKEIEVEKAQVCHFICGLRVHIHNHCVNGVFNSVVEVVERAAMIEAGLEEEKQLRRERVSSRSTNPVKTIDRKRKLDKVDNARSDAKFKECRNCGKYHSGSCWRVVGHVFVVEARIMRSGTVQGWKMAMGQGPASCAEKRDILRGNVRSLTRADRTISVGTVARNLYRHHQRDRLLHHACMNCPRKILLQITGRLLGKVSSHIGYGLVRAAGGQVMYPYGVVRGISVIVNGVDMPTDLIIVPLMKHDVILGMDWLGKYKAYIDYHRG, from the exons ATGGGTAAGAGCaacaaggaaaataaaaggaagGGCAAGGAAGTGGCCGATGAGATCACTAACGCCGCTGAGACATTAGGCGACGCAGAAGGAGGGAACAAAGATGCCCAGAATCCAGCCAGACATGTGGCTGGAGAGAAACAACCGAATAATGATAAGTCGGAGAGTAGCGGTGCTACGGACGTGAATGGGCAACAGAATGTCGTACCATCGTCCCAGGAACAGTGGGAAACGATGAAGGCAATGATGGCACAGTTGGACGTGCTGACAAAGGCGTTGGTACCGGATCCTGTGGTACCAGCGGTACGTTCGGAGATCATCAAAGTTAGTCCGATAGATTCTCCAAGAAAAAGACGGGGCTACTTGGATGCGTTGGAGCATATGTCGAGACTGAAGACAAAACATTTTCCGGGAAGTTCGGATCCGATCGTGGCTGACGAGTGGAGAAGTGGACTTGTAATGAATTTTAATTCCACTCGCTGCCCAAAGGAGTATCAAAAGGACATCGATGTCCATTTCCTGGAAGAGGAAGCACATGACCGGTGGGTGTTAGTTGTGAAACGGAAAGGTGGGCAAGTTATAACCTATGTGGACTTTGAGAAGGAATTCAACATGAAATTCTTTCCTCCGGAGGCTTGGGACCGACTGGAAAGTGCGTACCTGAACCTGATACAAGGGGATATGACGGTACGTGCATATGATGCTGAATTCAATCGCCTTGTTGGAAAAGAGATCGAGGTTGAGAAAGCACAAGTCTGTCACTTTATCTGCGGATTAAGGGTGCACATCCACAACCATTGCGTGAATGGTGTCTTTAACTCGGTCGTGGAGGTAGTGGAAAGGGCGGCTATGATTGAAGCCGGgttggaggaagagaaacagCTTAGACGCGAGAGGGTTTCGTCGCGTTCCACTAACCCAGTCAAAACCATCGACCGAAAAAGGAAATTGGACAAGGTGGATAACGCAAGGTCCGATGCCAAGTTTAAGGAGTGTAGGAATTGCGGAAAATACCACAGCGGTTCTTGCTGGAGGGTCGTGGGTCATGTGTTCGTTGTGGAAGCAAGGATCATGCGATCCGGAACTGTCCAAGGATGGAAAATGGCGATGGGCCAAGGTCCTGCTTCTTGTGCGGAAAAGAGGGACATATTAAGAGGGAATGTCCGAAGCTTGACGAGGGCAGACAGAACTATCAGTGTGGGAACCGTGGCGAGGAATCTTTACCGCCACCACCAAAGAGACAGGCTGTTGCACCACGCGTGTATGAACTGTCCGAGGAAAATTCTGCTGCAAATTACAGGGCGATTACTA GGAAAGGTGAGTTCACACATCGGATATGGATTGGTTCGAGCAGCCGGCGGGCAGGTGATGTACCCGTACGGTGTGGTTCGTGGAATCTCAGTCATCGTCAATGGTGTCGATATGCCTACTGACCTGATCATTGTTCCACTCATGAAACACgatgttatcttggggatggactggttgggaAAGTACAAGGCTTACATTGACTATCACCGAGGGTGA
- the LOC104783402 gene encoding uncharacterized protein LOC104783402, which translates to MEFVTGLPMSKLKHDVVWVVVDRLTKSAQFIAIAETDGVEVIAVRYIEEIVRLHRVPCCMAEHVERRCAGRRLRNEMAKKLKFLKINLKEAQNRQKSYGDKSRKELEFEVGDLVYLKAMTYKGKGRFTKRKKLSPSEEDEVVEDVPPELRENLTVEATPIRIIDCMVKGMRRKKINMVKILWNCGGHE; encoded by the exons ATGGAATTTGTGACCGGGCTGCCTATGAGTAAGCTTAAGCATGATGTGGTCTGGGTGGTTGTGGACAGATTAACCAAATCTGCACAATTCATCGCAATCGCGGAGACTGATGGTGTCGAAGTAATCGCGGTCAGATACATCGAAGAGATAGTCCGGCTGCACAGAGTGCCG TGCTGTATGGCCGAGCATGTCGAACGCCGTTGTGCTGGACGCCGGTTGCGTAACGAGATGGCCAAAAAgttgaagtttttgaaaatCAATTTGAAAGAAGCCCAAAACCGACAAAAAAGTTATGGGGACAAAAGTCGAAAGGAGTTGGAGTTTGAAGTGGGCGACCTAGTGTATCTTAAGGCGATGACCTATAAGGGAAAAGGGCGATTCACCAAGAGGAAAAAGTTGAGCCCAAG TGAAGAGGATGAAGTGGTCGAGGATGTGCCACCTGAATTGCGAGAAAACCTGACGGTGGAAGCAACGCCTATTCGAATCATTGATTGCATGGTAAAGGGAATGCGCAGGAAAAAGATTAACATGGTGAAGATTTTGTGGAACTGCGGTGGACACGAATAA